In Brassica rapa cultivar Chiifu-401-42 chromosome A06, CAAS_Brap_v3.01, whole genome shotgun sequence, a single window of DNA contains:
- the LOC103875303 gene encoding protein PECTIC ARABINOGALACTAN SYNTHESIS-RELATED — protein sequence MAELRHSSSAGSRSSSSPLRVGDEDSSSPHVHDHSPNGGDDEDGRPRHRPIWSVSGFHSLLPFLGDDLRVSPQKNKISLLLILILAVVSLISVYGIVNHLNVPYLCKKDGIVLNCPHVKESPSPWENPLSATTSWKPCAERRIGGVSDLLPENETNGYVFIHAEGGLNQQRIAICNAVAVAKIMNATLILPVLKQDQIWKDQTKFEDIFDVDHFIDYLKDDVRIVRDIPDWFTDKAELFSSIRRTVKNIPKYAAAQFYIDNVLPRIKEKKIMALKPFVDRLGYDNVPQEINRLRCRVNYHALKFLPEIEQMADSLVSRMRNRTGNPNPYMALHLRFEKGMVGLSFCDFVGTREEKARMAEYRQKEWPRRFKNGSHLWQLALQKRKEGRCPLEPGEVAVILRAMGYPKETQIYVASGQVYGGQNRMAPLRNMFPNLVTKEDLAGKEELASFRKHVTSLAALDFLVCLKSDVFVMTHGGNFAKLIIGARRYMGHRQKSIKPDKGLMSKSFGDPYMGWATFVEDVVVTHQTRTGLPEETFPNYDLWENPLTPCMCKA from the exons ATGGCGGAGTTGCGGCACTCGAGCTCCGCCGGGAGCCGATCTTCTTCCTCTCCGCTACGCGTCGGAGACGAGGACTCGTCTTCGCCTCACGTGCACGATCACTCACCCAACGGCGGAGACGACGAAGACGGGCGCCCTCGTCACCGTCCGATCTGGTCAGTATCTGGGTTCCACTCGCTGCTTCCTTTCCTCGGCGACGATCTTAGGGTTTCGCCCCAGAAGAATAAGATTTCGCTTCTTTTGATATTGATTCTCGCCGTCGTGAGCTTGATCTCCGTTTACGGGATCGTTAATCACTTG AATGTGCCTTACTTGTGTAAGAAAGATGGGATTGTGCTTAACTGTCCTCAT GTAAAAGAGTCGCCTTCTCCATGGGAGAATCCTTTGTCTGCAACTACTTCTTGGAAGCCTTGCGCTGAGCGGCGGATTGGTGGAGTCTCAG ATCTTCTTCCTGAGAATGAAACAAATGGATATGTATTCATTCATGCTGAGGGTGGTTTGAATCAGCAGCGCATTGCT ATCTGTAATGCAGTAGCTGTTGCCAAGATTATGAATGCAACTCTTATCCTGCCAGTACTTAAGCAGGATCAAATTTGGAAAGACCAGAC GAAATTTGAAGATATTTTTGATGTAGATCATTTCATTGATTACTTGAAGGATGACGTCCGAATCGTTAGAGATATACCTGACTGGTTCACTGATAAAGCAGAGTTATTCTCTAGTATaag AAGAACAGTCAAAAACATTCCCAAATATGCAGCGGCTCAGTTCTATATAGACAATGTTTTGCCGCGAATAAAGGAGAAGAAAATAATGGCCTTGAAGCCTTTTGTAGATCGACTTGG GTACGACAATGTACCTCAAGAAATCAACAGGTTACGATGCCGTGTAAACTATCACGCCCTGAAATTTCTCCCAGAGATAGAGCAGATGGCTGATTCACTTGTTTCTAGAATGAGAAACCGTACTGGAAATCCAAATCCCTATAT GGCTCTTCATCTTAGATTCGAGAAAGGAATGGTTGGTTTATCGTTTTGTGATTTTGTGGGAACAAGGGAAGAGAAAGCTAGAATGGCAGAGTACAGACAAAAGGAATGGCCTCGGCGCTTCAAG AATGGTTCTCATCTCTGGCAGCTCGCCTTGCAGAAGCGCAAAGAAGGACGATGCCCTCTTGAGCCAGGAGAAGTTGCTGTGATCCTACGTGCAATGGGTtatccaaaagaaacacaaatctATGTAGCATCTGGTCAAGTCTATGGCGGCCAAAACCGTATGGCTCCATTAAGAAACATGTTCCCAAATTTG GTAACGAAGGAGGATTTAGCAGGGAAAGAGGAACTAGCAAGCTTTAGAAAGCACGTAACAAGCCTGGCTGCTCTAGATTTCTTGGTGTGTTTGAAGTCAGATGTGTTTGTGATGACACACGGTGGAAACTTTGCAAAACTGATCATTGGAGCGAGGAGATATATGGGTCATCGACAGAAATCAATCAAACCGGATAAAGGGTTGATGTCCAAATCGTTTGGGGATCCTTACATGGGATGGGCGACGTTTGTGGAAGATGTAGTTGTAACCCATCAAACACGTACTGGTTTGCCTGAAGAAACTTTCCCTAACTACGATCTTTGGGAGAATCCTCTCACTCCATGTATGTGTAAAGCTTGA
- the LOC103875305 gene encoding NDR1/HIN1-like protein 13: protein MSHHHHYETNPHFARLPSQNQHVKGGGASTSQTPPHQTSKSHPKTAPGIQIKPRDRHGKRPVQEPPHSVIPVPLRPEERLPPRETPNSSKIPVLSSPEEKRPPRKNPNSAKRPLLLSPEGHQRSPPPQQPQAPRGYATSLPPIAKPTPWRNAPTPSPHRRGGHRTPPPSRDQTNTATWSAAFCCAIFWIILILSGLVVLIVYLVYRPRSPHIDISAANLNAAYLDMGFLLNGDLTMLANFTNPNKKSSVEFSSLTFELYYYNTLIASQYVEPFKVPKKMSMFANVHLVSSQVQLEPTQSRELQRQIETGPVLLNVRGTFHARSNLGALFRYSYWLHTHCSFSLNSPPSGAMRARRCSTKR from the coding sequence ATGTCTCATCACCATCACTATGAAACCAACCCTCATTTCGCGCGCCTTCCATCTCAGAATCAACACGTCAAAGGTGGTGGTGCCTCTACCTCACAAACACCCCCACATCAAACCTCAAAATCTCACCCCAAAACTGCACCAGGAATCCAAATCAAGCCTCGTGATCGCCACGGTAAACGACCAGTCCAAGAACCTCCTCATTCCGTGATACCTGTACCACTAAGACCAGAAGAGAGACTACCACCACGGGAAACTCCAAACTCTTCCAAAATACCAGTACTATCAAGCCCTGAAGAGAAACGACCACCACGGAAAAACCCAAACTCTGCTAAAAGACCGTTACTATTAAGCCCTGAAGGTCATCAACGATCTCCACCACCACAACAACCACAAGCACCACGCGGTTACGCAACATCATTACCTCCAATAGCCAAACCAACTCCATGGAGAAACGCTCCAACACCATCACCGCATCGCCGTGGTGGCCACCGGACGCCACCACCTTCAAGAGACCAAACAAACACAGCCACATGGTCAGCTGCATTCTGCTGTGCCATCTTCTGGATCATTCTTATCCTCAGCGGTCTAGTCGTCCTAATCGTCTACCTAGTGTACCGTCCACGCTCTCCTCACATCGACATCTCAGCCGCTAACTTAAACGCCGCTTATCTCGACATGGGGTTTCTTCTAAACGGAGACCTAACCATGTTAGCAAACTTCACAAACCCAAACAAGAAAAGCAGTGTAGAGTTCAGCTCTTTGACGTTCGAGCTTTACTACTACAACACTCTTATAGCGTCTCAGTACGTTGAGCCTTTTAAGGTTCCTAAGAAAATGTCCATGTTTGCGAATGTTCATCTCGTGAGTAGTCAAGTTCAGCTCGAGCCAACGCAGAGCCGTGAGCTGCAGCGTCAGATTGAAACCGGTCCGGTTTTGTTGAACGTGAGAGGAACGTTTCATGCACGTTCGAACTTAGGGGCGTTGTTTAGGTACTCTTATTGGTTGCATACTCATTGCAGCTTTTCTTTGAATAGTCCTCCTTCAGGAGCTATGCGTGCTAGAAGATGCAGTACCAAACGCTAA
- the LOC103875304 gene encoding uncharacterized protein LOC103875304 gives MNTIAKRVTGLVTRSSQSQLQQERGIRVKVFSGDLDKALTILQRKMQSSGMERLIKAQQTHHIKNSEKKVLARKNLERKIKSIDFARKLQSILIKKVRGL, from the exons ATGAACACGATAGCGAAGCGAGTTACGGGACTAGTGACTCGGTCGAGTCAGAGCCAGTTGCAGCAGGAGAGAGGGATAAGGGTGAAGGTGTTCTCGGGGGATCTAGACAAGGCCCTGACGATACTGCAGAGGAAGATGCAGTCGAGCGGGATGGAGAGGCTGATCAAAGCGCAGCAGACGCATCACATCAAGAACTCGGAGAAGAAGGTTCTTGCTAGGAAGAATCTTGAACGCAAGATCAAATCCATTGACTTTGCTCGCAAACTCCAGTCCATCCTCATCAAGAAAGTCAG AGGTTTATGA